A DNA window from Micromonospora sp. NBC_01739 contains the following coding sequences:
- a CDS encoding aldehyde dehydrogenase family protein, producing the protein MSERIAVRKTYKLFIGGKFPRSESGRSYLVQSANVSLASRKDARDAVIAARAAVKGWAGATAYNRGQILYRVAEMLEGRREQFVALGVPADEVDAATDRWVWYAGWADKLPQVYGGANPVAGPYFNLSAPEPTGVVAVVAPEAPALLGLVSVIAPAIVTGNTVVVAASPTAPLAAVTLAEVLATSDLPGGVVNILTGRLSETVPTLAAHMDVNAIDLSGVTDAELAAELEVKAAENLKRVLRPVSADHDWTADPGVGRMTALVETKTVWHPKGV; encoded by the coding sequence ATGTCTGAGCGGATCGCGGTACGCAAGACGTACAAGCTCTTCATCGGCGGGAAGTTCCCGCGTAGCGAGTCGGGACGGTCGTATCTCGTGCAATCCGCGAACGTGTCGCTGGCCTCCCGCAAGGACGCGCGGGACGCCGTGATCGCCGCCCGCGCCGCTGTGAAGGGCTGGGCCGGGGCCACCGCGTACAACCGGGGTCAGATCCTCTACCGGGTCGCCGAGATGCTGGAGGGCCGCCGCGAACAGTTCGTGGCCCTGGGCGTACCGGCCGACGAGGTCGATGCCGCGACGGACCGCTGGGTCTGGTACGCGGGCTGGGCGGACAAACTGCCCCAGGTGTACGGCGGCGCCAACCCGGTCGCCGGGCCCTACTTCAACCTCTCCGCCCCCGAGCCGACCGGGGTGGTGGCGGTGGTGGCCCCGGAGGCACCCGCCCTGCTGGGCCTGGTCAGCGTGATCGCCCCGGCGATCGTCACCGGCAACACCGTGGTGGTGGCCGCCTCCCCGACCGCCCCACTGGCCGCGGTGACCCTGGCCGAGGTGCTGGCCACCTCAGACCTGCCGGGCGGGGTGGTCAACATCCTCACCGGACGGCTGTCCGAGACCGTGCCCACCCTGGCCGCGCACATGGACGTCAACGCGATCGACCTGAGTGGGGTCACCGACGCCGAACTGGCCGCTGAGCTGGAGGTGAAGGCGGCGGAGAACCTCAAGCGGGTGCTCCGACCGGTGTCGGCTGATCACGACTGGACTGCCGATCCCGGGGTGGGGCGGATGACTGCGCTGGTGGAGACGAAGACGGTGTGGCATCCGAAGGGGGTCTGA
- a CDS encoding BlaI/MecI/CopY family transcriptional regulator, with the protein MTRLGDLERAVMDVLWDTVPARSDGVTVREVADALAGRELAYTTVMTVLDRLAGKGMVQREREGRAWRYRATASREAHIAQLMLDALDLGGSRDAALVRFARSVTGTEADVLRAALAAEATANPAAEEVGGLTDRIEVPPVDRASRPGRAGESAER; encoded by the coding sequence GTGACTCGGCTGGGTGATCTTGAGCGTGCGGTGATGGACGTGTTGTGGGACACGGTGCCCGCCAGGTCGGACGGGGTCACGGTGCGCGAGGTGGCCGATGCCCTGGCCGGGCGCGAGCTGGCGTACACGACGGTGATGACGGTGCTCGATCGACTCGCCGGCAAGGGCATGGTGCAGCGCGAACGGGAGGGCCGGGCCTGGCGCTATCGCGCGACGGCCAGCCGGGAGGCGCACATCGCCCAGCTCATGCTCGACGCCCTCGATCTCGGCGGCAGCCGGGACGCGGCGCTGGTCCGGTTCGCCCGTTCGGTCACCGGCACGGAGGCGGACGTGCTGCGCGCCGCTCTGGCGGCGGAGGCCACCGCGAACCCGGCGGCTGAGGAAGTCGGCGGTCTGACCGACCGGATCGAGGTGCCGCCGGTCGACCGGGCGAGCCGCCCGGGCCGGGCGGGCGAGAGCGCGGAGCGGTAG
- a CDS encoding M56 family metallopeptidase, whose amino-acid sequence MAYALHFTAAMLACWLLAQVLARSTWTWRSPGVAILCWQAIGLGAGLSAMGMPIALGLAPYQMGTGSALLALARDLWHSTLPAGLGVLHLGLVGIGFGIGAVLLTTTVRSIHGTVRAQRRHRELLTLVARRDPAVPGALVLDHPSAAAYCLPGVRPRVVVSAGALDLLDPAELEAVLAHERAHAQERHDLVLLPFTALCRALPWLRWVRQAHERVGLLVEMRADDKAREQHADAPLAGALRRFAAAGDRITPAGTLGLGDRDLDVRMQRLLVVGRPPRLLGAAALAVTGTAAYLPIGLFLS is encoded by the coding sequence GTGGCCTACGCTCTGCACTTCACCGCCGCGATGCTGGCCTGTTGGCTGCTCGCGCAGGTTCTGGCCCGTTCCACCTGGACCTGGCGTAGCCCCGGGGTGGCGATCCTCTGCTGGCAGGCGATCGGCCTGGGCGCCGGGCTGTCCGCGATGGGGATGCCGATCGCGCTCGGTCTGGCGCCGTACCAGATGGGCACCGGCAGCGCCCTGCTGGCGCTGGCCAGGGATCTGTGGCACAGCACCCTGCCGGCCGGTCTGGGCGTGCTGCACCTGGGCCTGGTGGGCATCGGCTTCGGCATCGGTGCGGTGCTGCTGACCACGACGGTACGCAGCATCCACGGCACGGTACGGGCCCAGCGTCGGCACCGGGAGTTGCTGACTCTGGTGGCGCGGCGGGATCCGGCGGTGCCCGGAGCACTCGTGCTCGACCATCCGAGTGCGGCCGCGTACTGCCTGCCGGGGGTACGCCCCCGGGTGGTGGTCAGCGCCGGGGCACTGGACCTGCTCGATCCGGCGGAACTGGAGGCGGTGCTGGCCCACGAGCGGGCCCACGCCCAGGAGCGGCACGATCTGGTGCTGCTGCCCTTCACCGCGCTGTGTCGGGCGCTGCCCTGGCTGCGCTGGGTCCGTCAGGCGCACGAGCGGGTCGGCCTGCTGGTCGAGATGCGCGCGGACGACAAGGCCCGGGAACAGCACGCGGACGCCCCGCTGGCCGGTGCCCTGCGCCGGTTCGCCGCCGCCGGTGACCGGATCACCCCGGCCGGCACCCTGGGCCTGGGCGATCGGGATCTGGACGTACGGATGCAGCGGCTGCTGGTCGTCGGACGCCCGCCCCGACTGCTCGGCGCTGCCGCGCTGGCGGTCACCGGCACCGCCGCCTACCTGCCGATCGGCCTCTTCCTGAGCTGA
- the cydD gene encoding thiol reductant ABC exporter subunit CydD, translating to MNRRPFDPRLLRRVPAARGDLALLGLLGVLAAGLVVAQATALATLLAAAFTGELNRPALAGFVAAVAARSVLVWAQGTVSARLAATVKAALRADLLGAVARHGPGWVAGQRAGQLATLAGRGLDALDAYFTGYLPQLVLSVTVPVAVLGRIFLADWSSAVIIALTLPLIPIFGALLGWQAQAATERQWRRLSRLGGHFLDMVAGLPTLRAFGRAKAQTEAVRRMADGHRVATMKTLRIAFLSALVLELVATLSVALVAVPVGIRLLGGGLTLQIALLVLLLTPEAYLPLRAAGSRFHASIEGLTALDEAFTLTGTAPAPTARPGVSPDGRGEIRFESVTVAYDRTVALREVSLTIRPGERIAIIGPSGAGKSTLLGLLLGFVTPTRGRVTVGGVDLAEADLDGWRRQVAWVPQRAHLFAASLADNIRLGTPEASATAVEKAVTDAALDEVIAALPDGLDTLLGERGHGLSSGQRQRVALARAFLRDAPVVLLDEPTARLDSAAEAAVLSATHRLVAGRTALLVAHRPALLADADRILRVEEGRVTELTPQPTGEGR from the coding sequence GTGAACCGCCGGCCCTTCGACCCGCGTCTGCTGCGCCGGGTCCCCGCCGCCCGGGGTGACCTGGCCCTGCTGGGGTTGCTCGGGGTACTCGCCGCCGGGTTGGTCGTGGCACAGGCCACCGCCCTGGCCACCCTGCTGGCCGCCGCCTTCACCGGTGAACTGAACCGTCCCGCCCTGGCCGGCTTCGTCGCCGCCGTGGCGGCCCGCTCGGTGCTGGTCTGGGCGCAGGGCACGGTGTCGGCGCGGCTGGCCGCCACGGTCAAGGCGGCGTTGCGGGCCGATCTGCTCGGCGCGGTCGCCCGACACGGCCCCGGCTGGGTGGCCGGCCAGCGGGCCGGTCAACTGGCCACCCTCGCCGGTCGCGGGCTGGACGCCCTGGACGCCTACTTCACCGGCTACCTGCCGCAACTGGTACTCAGCGTCACCGTGCCGGTCGCCGTGCTGGGCCGGATCTTCCTGGCCGACTGGAGTTCGGCCGTGATCATCGCGCTGACCCTGCCGCTGATTCCGATCTTCGGGGCCCTGCTCGGTTGGCAGGCCCAGGCCGCCACCGAACGCCAGTGGCGTCGGCTGTCCCGACTCGGCGGACATTTCCTGGACATGGTGGCCGGGCTGCCCACCCTGCGCGCCTTCGGCCGGGCGAAGGCCCAGACCGAGGCGGTACGCCGAATGGCCGACGGCCACCGGGTAGCCACCATGAAGACCCTGCGGATCGCCTTCCTCTCCGCCCTGGTGCTCGAACTGGTCGCCACCCTGTCCGTGGCCCTGGTCGCGGTGCCGGTGGGCATCCGGTTGCTCGGCGGCGGGCTGACCCTGCAGATCGCGCTGCTGGTGCTGCTGCTGACCCCGGAGGCGTACCTGCCGCTGCGGGCGGCCGGCAGCCGGTTCCACGCCAGCATCGAGGGGCTCACCGCCCTGGACGAGGCCTTCACCCTGACCGGCACCGCGCCGGCGCCGACGGCCCGCCCCGGGGTGTCGCCGGACGGGCGCGGCGAGATCAGGTTCGAGTCGGTGACGGTCGCCTACGACCGTACGGTGGCCCTGCGGGAGGTCTCGCTGACCATCCGGCCCGGGGAGCGGATCGCGATCATCGGGCCCAGCGGCGCCGGCAAGAGCACCCTGCTGGGCCTGCTGCTCGGCTTCGTCACCCCGACCCGTGGCCGGGTCACCGTGGGCGGGGTGGACCTCGCCGAGGCCGACCTCGACGGCTGGCGTCGGCAGGTGGCCTGGGTGCCGCAGCGCGCCCACCTGTTCGCCGCCTCCCTGGCCGACAACATCCGCCTCGGCACCCCCGAGGCATCCGCTACCGCTGTCGAGAAGGCGGTCACCGACGCCGCCCTGGACGAGGTGATCGCCGCCCTGCCCGACGGCCTGGACACCCTGCTAGGTGAGCGGGGGCACGGCCTGTCCAGCGGGCAGCGGCAGCGGGTCGCCCTGGCCCGGGCCTTCCTGCGGGACGCCCCCGTGGTGCTGCTCGACGAACCCACCGCCCGGCTGGACTCCGCCGCCGAGGCAGCGGTGTTGTCGGCCACCCACCGGCTGGTGGCCGGTCGTACCGCCCTGCTGGTCGCGCACCGGCCCGCCCTGCTCGCCGACGCCGACCGCATCCTGCGGGTCGAGGAGGGCCGGGTGACCGAGTTGACCCCCCAGCCGACCGGGGAGGGCCGATGA
- the cydC gene encoding thiol reductant ABC exporter subunit CydC, translating to MSADGSVRTGSAMPELVVLRLARPYLNRLIGAGLLAAVTEFAALALMATATWLLMAAAGQPPLDRLTVAIVAVRALAVSRGVLRYTERLAGHDAVLRLVTDVRTRVFATLAARRGAPPRTGDALSRLVSDVEAVQDLLLRVVVPGAAAGLVSLLAVGLTALVSPSAALVLATGLLVAGVALPALATVLTRRAADEVAPLRGALAADAVDLTHGAADLAAFGATGTALDAARRRAGQLARLERRLAVRGFAVDAAGVLVAGLTAGAVVYVALGAGVNGVLIGVLAVGTLAAVEIALALVGAARQWTALRAGLARVAALITDTEPAPGTPATGADAGGSTPDLRFDQVTVRYREGAPAALDAFDLDLPAGRRVAVVGPSGAGKSTLAAVLTGAVRPDGGRVTLDGRDLGEYPPEELPGVVGGLLAEAYVFHATVRENLLLGRPGADELALFAAAEAAGLADWVRDQPEGWETVVGEEGAQLSGGQRQRLALARALLAAPAVLVLDEPTEGLDPVAADEVLAGALAAVPAGHSVLVISHRLSGLAGLDEIVVLDAGRIVQRGRHAELIAIPGWYRDQWRLQQAAEHGYLAVSG from the coding sequence ATGAGCGCAGACGGATCCGTGCGCACCGGCAGCGCGATGCCGGAGTTGGTGGTGCTGCGGCTGGCCCGGCCGTACCTGAATCGACTGATCGGTGCCGGCCTGCTGGCAGCGGTCACCGAGTTCGCCGCGCTGGCCCTGATGGCCACGGCCACCTGGCTGTTGATGGCGGCTGCCGGTCAGCCGCCGCTGGACCGGCTGACGGTAGCGATCGTCGCGGTACGGGCCCTGGCCGTCAGCCGGGGGGTGTTGCGCTACACCGAACGGCTGGCCGGCCACGACGCGGTGCTGCGGCTCGTCACCGATGTCCGGACCCGGGTCTTCGCCACCCTGGCCGCCCGGCGCGGCGCGCCACCGCGCACCGGCGACGCGCTGAGCCGGCTGGTCTCCGACGTGGAGGCCGTGCAGGACCTGCTGTTGCGGGTCGTCGTGCCGGGTGCGGCGGCCGGTCTGGTTAGCCTGCTGGCGGTCGGGCTTACCGCCCTAGTCTCGCCCTCGGCCGCCCTGGTGCTGGCCACCGGGCTGCTGGTGGCCGGGGTTGCCCTGCCGGCGCTGGCCACCGTATTGACCCGGCGAGCCGCCGACGAGGTGGCGCCGCTGCGGGGTGCGCTGGCCGCCGACGCGGTCGACCTGACCCACGGCGCGGCCGACCTGGCCGCCTTCGGTGCGACCGGGACCGCCCTCGACGCGGCGCGGCGCCGCGCCGGTCAGCTGGCCCGGCTGGAACGTCGACTGGCCGTACGCGGCTTCGCCGTGGACGCCGCCGGGGTGCTGGTGGCCGGGCTGACCGCCGGTGCGGTGGTGTACGTGGCCCTGGGCGCCGGAGTGAACGGGGTACTCATCGGTGTGCTGGCGGTCGGCACCCTGGCCGCCGTGGAGATCGCCCTGGCCCTGGTCGGTGCGGCCCGGCAGTGGACCGCCCTCCGGGCCGGCCTGGCCCGGGTCGCCGCCCTCATCACCGACACCGAGCCCGCCCCCGGCACCCCGGCAACAGGCGCCGACGCCGGGGGCAGCACTCCTGACCTGCGGTTCGACCAGGTGACCGTGCGGTACCGCGAAGGCGCGCCCGCCGCCCTGGACGCCTTCGATCTCGACCTGCCGGCGGGGCGACGGGTGGCCGTGGTCGGACCGAGTGGCGCGGGCAAGAGCACCCTGGCGGCGGTGCTGACCGGTGCGGTGCGCCCGGACGGGGGTCGGGTCACCCTGGACGGGCGTGACCTCGGCGAGTACCCGCCCGAGGAGTTGCCGGGGGTGGTCGGCGGGCTGCTCGCCGAGGCGTACGTCTTCCACGCCACGGTCCGGGAGAACCTGCTGCTGGGGCGTCCCGGCGCTGACGAGCTGGCGCTTTTCGCCGCCGCCGAGGCGGCCGGTCTGGCCGACTGGGTCCGGGACCAGCCGGAGGGTTGGGAGACCGTGGTCGGCGAGGAGGGCGCGCAACTGTCCGGCGGTCAGCGGCAGCGTCTCGCCCTGGCCCGGGCCCTGCTCGCCGCCCCGGCCGTGCTGGTGCTCGACGAGCCGACCGAGGGGCTGGACCCGGTCGCCGCGGACGAGGTACTGGCCGGTGCCCTGGCCGCCGTTCCCGCCGGGCACTCCGTGTTGGTGATCTCCCATCGGCTGAGCGGTCTCGCCGGGCTGGACGAGATCGTGGTGCTGGACGCGGGACGGATCGTCCAGCGTGGCCGGCACGCGGAGCTGATCGCCATCCCCGGCTGGTACCGGGACCAGTGGCGGTTGCAGCAGGCTGCTGAGCACGGCTATCTGGCGGTTTCCGGCTGA
- a CDS encoding PadR family transcriptional regulator, which yields MNAQALHGHLDSLLLAVLERGALHGYAIIEALRASSDGRLDLPTGTVYPALRRLERAGHVASVWSTVNGRERRTYELTDAGRRTLAEQRAGWREFTATVGRVLDANPPSAASG from the coding sequence ATGAACGCCCAGGCGCTGCACGGTCACCTCGACTCTCTGCTGCTCGCCGTGCTGGAGCGGGGCGCCCTGCACGGCTACGCCATCATCGAGGCGCTGCGGGCCAGCAGCGACGGCCGGCTGGATCTGCCCACCGGCACGGTCTACCCGGCGTTGCGTCGGCTGGAGCGGGCCGGGCACGTGGCCAGCGTCTGGAGCACCGTCAACGGTCGAGAGCGGCGGACGTACGAGCTGACCGACGCCGGCCGACGCACCCTGGCCGAGCAGCGAGCGGGGTGGCGCGAATTCACCGCGACCGTCGGGCGGGTCCTGGACGCCAACCCGCCCTCGGCGGCATCAGGCTGA